The Thioalkalivibrio nitratireducens DSM 14787 DNA segment GGCCCGCGAACGGGTTGTGAGTCGCGCCTTTACCCGATGCCTTGTCGCTACCCGGGGTCGCGTCCACGTAACGCTGGTGCTCGTTGTCGTGACAGTAGACGCACAGCAGTTCCCAGTTGCTGCCGTCCAGCGGGTTGTTGTCGTGGTTGTGGTCGCGGTGGTGCACCGTGAGTTCACGCACGTTC contains these protein-coding regions:
- a CDS encoding YajD family HNH nuclease, whose protein sequence is MSQRDSSRLDAIVAKAQREKAEREQGYRERALKMYPWVCGRCGREFNAANVRELTVHHRDHNHDNNPLDGSNWELLCVYCHDNEHQRYVDATPGSDKASGKGATHNPFAGLGDLLKRD